One window of Robiginitalea biformata HTCC2501 genomic DNA carries:
- a CDS encoding sigma-70 family RNA polymerase sigma factor, whose amino-acid sequence MELQIDDSALVRDYISGDERSLEILINRHNQRITSFIYSKVLDRDITEDIFQDTFIKVIKTLKKGNYSEEGKFLPWVMRIAHNLIIDHFRKNKRMPKFEGGEDFNIFSVIGDDRPNIEKQLIKDQIDSDLGLLIDELPDDQREVLIMRIYKDMSFKEISECTGVSINTALGRMRYALINLRKIIQKNKIVLTN is encoded by the coding sequence ATGGAACTACAGATCGACGACTCAGCCCTGGTTAGGGATTATATCAGCGGCGACGAGCGCTCCCTCGAGATCCTGATCAACCGGCACAACCAACGCATTACCAGCTTTATCTACTCCAAGGTTCTGGACCGCGATATTACGGAGGATATTTTTCAGGATACCTTTATTAAAGTCATCAAGACCCTGAAGAAGGGGAATTACAGTGAAGAAGGGAAATTCCTTCCCTGGGTCATGCGGATTGCGCACAACCTGATTATCGACCATTTCCGTAAAAACAAGCGGATGCCCAAGTTTGAGGGCGGGGAGGATTTCAATATCTTCTCGGTAATCGGAGACGACCGTCCAAACATCGAAAAGCAACTTATCAAAGACCAGATAGACAGCGACCTGGGCCTGCTCATTGACGAATTGCCGGACGACCAGCGCGAAGTCCTGATTATGCGTATCTACAAGGATATGAGTTTCAAGGAAATTTCCGAGTGTACCGGCGTGAGCATCAATACGGCCCTGGGCCGGATGCGCTATGCGCTGATCAACCTGCGCAAGATTATCCAGAAAAACAAGATTGTACTGACCAACTAG
- a CDS encoding RNA polymerase sigma factor: protein MDHQADDAILIKNYLNGDERSLEILINRHNQRISSFIYSKVYDREVTEDLFQDTFIKVIRTLKLGKYNEEGKFLPWVMRIAHNLVIDHYRKSNRMPRYEGSPEFSIFSIMQDDRLNAEKQLIQEQIETDIADLIAELPEDQQVVLQLRMYRDMSFKEIAENTGVSINTALGRMRYALINLRKLIDEHNIVLTN, encoded by the coding sequence ATGGACCACCAGGCAGACGATGCTATCCTGATCAAGAACTATCTGAACGGTGACGAAAGGTCACTGGAAATACTCATCAATCGCCACAATCAGCGGATCTCCTCTTTTATTTACTCCAAGGTCTACGACCGGGAGGTAACCGAAGACCTCTTCCAGGATACCTTTATCAAGGTCATCCGGACCCTGAAACTCGGCAAGTACAATGAAGAGGGCAAATTCCTGCCCTGGGTGATGCGGATTGCCCACAACCTGGTCATCGACCACTATCGGAAGAGCAACCGGATGCCGCGCTATGAAGGCAGCCCGGAGTTCAGCATTTTTTCCATCATGCAGGACGACCGCCTCAATGCGGAGAAACAACTGATCCAGGAGCAGATTGAAACGGATATTGCAGACCTGATTGCCGAATTGCCCGAGGACCAGCAGGTGGTTCTGCAGTTGCGGATGTATCGGGACATGAGTTTTAAGGAAATAGCCGAAAATACCGGCGTAAGTATCAATACGGCCCTGGGCCGGATGCGTTATGCGCTGATCAACCTGCGGAAGCTCATCGATGAGCACAATATAGTTTTAACGAATTAA
- the uvrA gene encoding excinuclease ABC subunit UvrA — protein sequence MPAPVQADPRQNILIQGARLHNLKNIDVVIPRNQLVVITGMSGSGKSSLAFDTLYAEGQRRYVESLSSYARQFLGKLDKPKVDQIRGIAPAIAIEQKVNSTNPRSTVGTTTEIYDYLKLLYARVGRTYSPVSGEEVKKDRVSDVVDFVRSFPEGSRLLLLAPLRIPEEREVSKSLELLSKQGYARIKHQGEVVRIDPDLEGVGREFELVVDRIVVREGEDFLNRLAGAVDTAFFEGKGECYVESLADGTRTPFSNKFERDGMQFPEPNVHLFSFNNPYGACPKCEGYGDVIGIDADLVIPNTGLSVYENAIFPWRGDSMGWYRDQLVNSAYKFDFPIHKPWFELSEEQQALVWEGNEHFTGLNAFFAKLEEKSYKIQNRVMLSRYRGKTRCSVCRGRRLRKEAEYVRIYGKSISDLVEMPLYKLQAYFDELELSDHDSRIARRLLTEIRNRLAYLMQVGLGYLTLNRKSNTLSGGESQRINLATSLGSSLVGSMYILDEPSIGLHPRDTENLIGVLESLRDLGNTVIVVEHDEDMMRAADRIIDIGPEAGTHGGRVVAEGTLGDILASDSFTARYLNGSLNIPVPARRRPPRGHIDILGAREHNLKNIDVRIPLQVLTVITGVSGSGKSTLIRRILYPMLQKELGGYGEKAGQHTEFKGEFQFVKYVEMVDQNPIGRSSRSNPVTYIKAYDDIRNLYAAQKLSKLRGYKSKHFSFNVDGGRCDKCKGDGEITVEMQFMADVHLECDQCGGRRFRKEVLEVKFEGASIADILEMTVSDSIEFFKEHKQEKIAARLQPLQDVGLGYVTLGQPSSTLSGGEAQRIKLASFLGKGQTRDKGVFIFDEPTTGLHFHDIHKLLTSFNALLEKGHSIVVIEHNIELIKSADHVIDLGPEGGDKGGQIVAFGSPEEIAAHPDSLTGRYLKGKL from the coding sequence ATGCCCGCACCCGTCCAAGCCGATCCCAGGCAAAATATCCTGATCCAGGGAGCCCGTCTGCACAACCTGAAGAATATCGACGTGGTGATCCCGCGCAACCAGCTGGTGGTCATCACCGGGATGTCCGGCTCGGGCAAATCGAGCCTGGCCTTTGACACCCTGTACGCCGAGGGCCAGCGTCGCTATGTGGAAAGCCTGTCTTCCTATGCCCGGCAATTCCTGGGGAAACTGGACAAACCCAAGGTAGACCAGATTCGGGGTATCGCCCCTGCCATTGCCATCGAGCAAAAAGTAAACTCCACCAACCCCCGGTCTACGGTGGGCACCACCACGGAAATCTACGACTACCTGAAACTGCTGTATGCTCGGGTGGGCCGCACGTATTCCCCCGTTTCCGGAGAGGAAGTGAAAAAGGATCGGGTATCGGACGTAGTGGATTTCGTCAGGTCCTTTCCGGAGGGAAGCCGGCTGTTGTTGCTCGCCCCGCTGCGGATCCCGGAGGAGCGCGAGGTTTCCAAATCCCTGGAATTGCTCTCCAAACAGGGCTATGCGCGCATCAAGCACCAGGGGGAGGTGGTGCGGATCGACCCGGATCTCGAAGGTGTGGGTCGGGAGTTTGAGCTGGTGGTAGACCGGATCGTGGTGCGGGAAGGAGAAGATTTCCTGAACCGCCTGGCAGGAGCCGTCGATACCGCATTTTTTGAAGGTAAGGGGGAATGCTATGTCGAATCGCTGGCCGATGGGACGCGTACGCCTTTCAGCAATAAATTCGAGCGGGACGGGATGCAGTTCCCGGAGCCCAATGTCCACCTTTTCAGTTTCAACAACCCCTATGGGGCCTGCCCGAAATGCGAGGGGTACGGGGACGTCATCGGTATCGATGCGGACCTGGTGATTCCCAACACCGGGCTATCGGTTTACGAAAACGCCATTTTCCCCTGGCGGGGCGACAGCATGGGATGGTACCGGGACCAACTGGTCAACTCGGCCTACAAATTCGACTTCCCCATCCACAAGCCCTGGTTTGAGCTCAGCGAGGAACAGCAGGCCCTGGTTTGGGAAGGAAATGAGCATTTTACCGGCCTGAATGCGTTTTTTGCCAAGCTCGAGGAAAAAAGTTACAAAATCCAGAACCGGGTGATGTTGTCCCGTTACCGGGGCAAGACGCGTTGTTCCGTATGCCGGGGGCGTCGCTTGCGGAAGGAAGCCGAATACGTGCGTATTTACGGTAAATCCATCTCGGATCTGGTGGAAATGCCCCTGTATAAATTGCAGGCGTATTTTGACGAACTCGAGCTCAGCGACCACGATTCCCGCATCGCCCGGCGGTTATTGACCGAAATCCGGAACCGTCTCGCCTACCTGATGCAGGTAGGGCTCGGATACCTGACCCTGAATCGCAAATCCAACACGCTTTCCGGAGGAGAAAGCCAGCGCATCAACCTGGCGACATCCCTGGGCAGCAGCCTGGTGGGCTCCATGTACATCCTGGACGAGCCGAGCATTGGCCTGCATCCGAGGGATACGGAAAACCTGATCGGGGTACTGGAATCCCTGCGCGACCTGGGGAATACAGTGATCGTGGTTGAACACGACGAAGATATGATGCGCGCCGCAGACCGGATCATCGATATCGGGCCTGAAGCCGGCACGCACGGCGGCCGGGTTGTAGCCGAGGGCACCCTGGGGGATATCCTCGCTTCGGATTCTTTCACCGCCCGGTACCTGAACGGCAGCCTGAATATCCCGGTCCCTGCACGCAGACGGCCCCCCCGAGGGCATATCGACATCCTGGGGGCACGGGAACACAACCTGAAGAACATCGACGTTCGGATTCCCCTGCAGGTACTCACGGTGATTACCGGGGTCTCTGGCAGCGGGAAAAGTACGCTGATCCGGCGCATCCTCTACCCGATGCTCCAAAAGGAGTTGGGAGGCTATGGCGAAAAAGCCGGGCAGCATACGGAATTCAAGGGGGAGTTCCAGTTTGTCAAATACGTGGAGATGGTAGACCAGAATCCCATCGGGCGGTCGTCCCGGTCGAACCCGGTTACCTATATCAAAGCCTACGACGACATCCGCAACCTCTATGCCGCCCAGAAACTGAGTAAACTCCGTGGTTATAAATCCAAACACTTCTCCTTTAATGTGGACGGCGGCCGATGTGATAAATGCAAAGGGGATGGTGAGATTACCGTGGAAATGCAATTCATGGCCGATGTTCATCTGGAATGCGACCAGTGTGGCGGCCGGAGGTTTCGCAAGGAGGTGCTTGAAGTTAAGTTCGAGGGCGCCTCCATCGCGGACATCCTGGAAATGACCGTTTCGGATTCCATCGAGTTTTTCAAAGAGCACAAACAGGAGAAGATTGCGGCCCGCCTGCAGCCCCTGCAGGATGTCGGGCTGGGATATGTCACCCTGGGCCAGCCCTCCTCCACCCTATCCGGGGGGGAGGCCCAGCGAATCAAACTGGCCTCGTTTCTCGGCAAGGGACAGACCCGGGACAAGGGCGTGTTCATTTTTGACGAG